The sequence TATAGGATTTGTCCACTAGGTGCTCATATTGACCACCAGGTTTGTGTTTGTGTTCTCCTCTAAGTTTTGGGTTAACATTCATGCTTCATGTTTAAGTTAATAAACGGAGACTATATCTGATGTATTTCAAACCAAATTTAAGCTGTAAAGTCGCATAATTTTTTGGACATCATAACAGTTATCTTGTACTCAGAATGACTTGATATCGAAAAGTATATTTCCTACCTCTAATATTTCTTTTTGTACATCAGTGCTTTTGTTATTCAGGGATCTGATCTGATTGCTTTTCTTAGTTACCAATTCTCAAATTATTACTCAATAAATGTTGTATCGTCACAGGGCGGAACTGTTTCAGCTATGACAATCAATAAGGGTATACTTCTAGGATTTGTTCCATCCAATGACTCTAAGGTATTTTCTTTTGTAGCTGTGGGCATTGAAAAGACAGTCAGCTCCATTTATATCACTTGCTATTTTGAAGAGATATTGAGACCGTAGGAATGATGTAGAATGTCTACGACATTATAAGATTCTTCCTATAATGTAATACATCAGTATGGTTGGTTTAACAAATGAGTATGTTTTAGATATTTCACCAGCATCAACATTAATTCCTTGGTGCATTGCCTGATGACaggaaaaatatgtttttttgtaGGTTGTAATACAATCAGGACAGTTCAAGGGCGAAGTTAGGTTCTggtaatgataaaaaaaagcATATAATTTGATGCTACTCTTACTTGAAAAAGGGAAATTTTCGAGCTCATTGTGCATAATTCGCCATGATATCTTATGTTCTATAACTTCCTTTTTATATTGTCAATCTTTTTCGCTTGAATTTATTCCGCTACCCGATCAAGAAACCTCTCATCAACTGAAAAGCACTGAATAGGTGGTGCTAAACAATTGATAATGTTTGAAAGATGTAGTTTCACGAACTTTTACTTCCCAATACTATACTTCTTTATGCTCTTCTGTTTAGTTGAGATATTAGTGATTAAACACTGTTTTCTCTATTgaaatctttaatttaaatcaaaCTAATTAGTATATTATAAGACATAGTATAAAAACACCATTGATTCCCAGTGTAGATGAAATACAGCTGCCAAAGAATGCTATCAAATTGAATAATTCAGGCCAACCAAATGGTTCTGGTCCTGGGGAAGTATATAGCTGGGGAAATTATGCCAGAGGAGCAATTTTTGCTTTACAGAAGAGCGGCAACCATATTAAAAAGGTATATATTTTTCCCTTTATCTTTACACAGTGGATTCAggattttgaaattgaatgatTTTACTGAAAGATGGAAAGATCTTGGTACGCTAGAAATGAGCACAAGATGATTTCAAACTCTAAGTAATTTTTCTGTGAGCTAATCCATTCCATTTGATTTGGTTTGCTTTATTTGGCAATCACTTtgttcaaattatttaaaataatcagagTTGTAGTGAATAATATTATTTCACCATTGTGCTGACGAAGGAGTTGAAATTTTCTATGTTCTATGACTTTTTTAACCGGACAGCTTCGGTTCTTCTGTATTTTTAAGAGCTCATCATTTATTTGCATAGCCCATCCATGTGTTATTTCATGATGTTTGGATAGCTCTATTGTTTTCGCTCAGTATAGGACGGTCTCTGTATTGATTTACAGGGTATTATTGGATTTATTTATGGCGCTGAGGGGCTAGACAGTTCAGGCCTTAGCTCTTCCGCAGCTGTAAGCATTGCTTCTCTTTGCTGGCCAACTGcattgatgatttatttaacCTACCAAACTAGTTTGTTCACTCATTTGTTGTCGTGACTGAGTTGCAAGGCTTTggctaaaattaatatattatcgTCTGTTGGATTACGTGCTTGACAGGTTGGTGTGGCATATCTGCTGGCCTTTGAAAGTTCAAATAACCTTATAGTTGACCCTGCAGAAAATATAGAATATGATAGGTATGGTTGTTTGATGTGAAAATTGTAACTTTCCTTCCTTTATTAAGTTCATGAGGATTATGGATATGGTAATCCTTACAGAAAACAGAGGAAATGACTAGTtttgtttcataatttaaataattttcatgcaagCAGGCTGATTGAAAATGAATATCTTGGATTGAAAAATGGCATACTCGATCAGTCAGCCATACTGCTTTCAAGCTACGGATGTTTAACTTGTATGAACTGCAAGGTGATGATTTCAATTCAGACTGCAGTTTATTATTGGTTTGATTATATTTACATTTTCTGGTTTTCAGTGTCCTACCATTGGTTGCATGTTCTGTTCGCCACAACTAGTGATACACAAGATTTCGGGATTATAGATAAACTTTCTTCTAATTCTTATTTTTCTTGTGCAGACCAAAGAACACAAACTCGTACGGGCTCCAGAAATGAATAGTCAATGTAACATCGGGATtaacaagaaattcaagattttgCTGGCATTTTCAGGCGTGAAGCAGGCATTGACAACTAATCCTGGATACAATCGACGAGTTGCAGAATGTCAAGAAGCTGCAAGAACTCTGCTTCAGTAAGATCCTTCATCTCTGTTATAGATTGGACTTTTGCTCAGTTTAACATGCTATCTTCTGATAACTGTGGCCTTTTGGAATTCTAAACGCATGGCAAATAGTGGGCTTTTCAACTTGATTGTGATTTGCAACAATCACGAACAATTCAATTTTCTGCACATAATGACTGATGAGGCAACAATGCAATTCACGTTAATTTCCTTACTGATGCATTTGTTATAACTACAGGGCTTCAGGAAATGAAGGACTAGAGCCTCACCTATCAAACGGTACACAGACTTAACTTTGTCGTTTCAAATACTCTGTACAACAGATTCCATGATATGTGTAATCTGATACTTTTTGTTCAGTTGAGTCCGATGTTTATGAACAACACAAGGTACTTATTTTAATGCATTCTTATAGAAACATTTATTCGATTTACTCATTTACTGTCATGGCTTTATACTTCTGGAGACATGTTAGTGTGTTTAAAGCTAATCTTCACAACTTGCTTCCAGTGCAAATTGGATCCCATTCTTGCTAAAAGAGCAGAACACTATTTCTCAGAGAATAAGCGAGTTTTGAATGGTACCATTCTCCGTCGTAAACAATTATCCCTCCTCTCCACCAGCTGCTAGTCTCAAAATTTGATgggattattttatattttgattggaTGTAATAATTTAAGGCCTCGACTCTTGGGCTTCTGGGAATCTTGAGGAATTTGGAAAACTAATCTCAGCATCCGGTTTGAGTTCTATACAGAACTACGAATGTGGTATGATTGACTTGTCTATTATCGTTTTCCAATCCTTAGAAAAGCATGTAGAATGGTTCACTTTTCATTGAAATTCTTTATAGGTAGCGAACCACTTATTCAGTTATACGAGATTCTGGTGAAGGCCCCGGGAGTGTATGGAGCTCGATTTAGTGGAGCAGGATTTCGAGGCTGCTGCGTTGCATTTGTAGACGCTAACCATGCTTTAGAAGCGGCGTCATTTGTCGAGAAAAAGTATACCACCCTTCAGCCGAAGCTAGCAAGCCAGATTAATGAAGGCAAGGTAGTCTTGATATGTGATGCTAGTGATTGTGCTCGTGTAATTTGAACCACCATTTGGCTGCTTGCATTTGTTCATTTGAATGtgtatacaaaaatattatctggaaaaaataaataatttataaaatgcCATAAATATGCTTGATGACAATTCATACAAAGAAGGCCCTGTACAAGTTATCCAGTGTAGGAATGTAgtgttaaataataaattttaatataaaatatcattattagtgtaaaaatgtgaaaaattgtATTATCTTTAAAAAACCAAATAGTTTACTGTTCGAATacaaatttttcattatttaaaaagaaacaaacacGAGCCAGCTCAAGTAGCCCTACATTTTTCGCCCGATAACATGGTTAGATTGCTTACAATTCAAAATGGAACGTATTGAAATTAAGTACATATTTCAATCAAATCTACGGTCACAAAATCTATAAATGCCACATGGAGAATAGGTGACTTCAAAGTTGATGTCTAGCACGCGAAATAGTACAACTCAAAGGCGGGGACATGATGCTGGCAATACCTCTCGTGTCGCTCAAGTTTTAGGCTTCTTTTGGGTAGCTGCATCTCCTGGCTCGGACTTGCGTTTGATATTTAAAAAGTGCTCGACCTGGATTGAAAATAGTTATTCGATACTACGGAAACAGAGCCAAGGTCATAAGGGAAGTacaatgcaatttttttttgagtgtGTGAGGAAGCAAATCGAAAGAGAGAGAAGGCCGGAGGACTTCTTCAACATATGTGTCAACACGAACACCCCGCAAAGAAAAAGTGAAACtaaagaatgaaaaaaaaactcataatcTTAGCAACACTGACCTTCCTATTACCAAGCATGGGGGTTAAGCCTCCAGCAAGGTCTTTCTCAACTGTTGCAAAGCCACTTCCAGTATCAATTGTTTGCCTGAAAAGGAGAAGATTGAATCAATAagaaaaatagtaataatatgGCTCTAAACAGAGGAAAGAACAATATAATAGCAAAAGCAGCGGCTTAAACAACATTTTTTGCATATAAAATGAGCAGAACTATACACAAGCAAAAATCAGTACACATTTTGCAGATCCCACGACCAATAAATTTACTTCGCTGTCCAAATCTTTAGcataaattttagaatttttccaCGAAATAGCACCAGATTTTATAAAATGCCCCACAAATGCCAGAATACACAAATGCGATTTTTCCTCATTGGGTGCTTGTAAGAAGGCAATTCCACCAAAAGAATTGATAACACTATATTGCACATGCAACTATTATTTGTGTTATGTTTCCAGAACTGGAAACAGGGATTTGGTTGGTATTCTGATGCTTGAACAGTGTTCTAAAATTGGCCGGCACGGAAAAAGTGCTAGTCGGCTATCCTAGGCATCCTTGCCGCCTGGGAGGCCTTAGGCGGCCCTAGGCGCCGACTAATAGGCATATGCATCCTAGGTGCCGCAGTCGATTAGGGCTTTTAggttttttttgtcttttaaattaaaagcccaatttaaaaaaatgtaaagtaATTATGGAACAAAAGTTGATGACATTTGTGATATTctattaattgtgtaattttctCATGACATCACAAAGTTCAGGCAAAAAATAATCTTACACAGGATTTTATTGTAAATGAAGAAAAAGGTGAATCATACCCCGGTTTGACATTCCCACTCAATACAAGATATGGTGTTTGTAGTTTAGCTTGAGCATCCCTCATTCTCTCCACTGAAAGAGATGGAGTGTCTgcatttttcatttgttttacttttaattcCTCCTGGTATTGCCGCATACGCTTTTCTTGTTTCATTTTTCCAGGACCCTTCCCATGGAACTTATGTGAAAGAAGCCGAAAGGATTCTTTTGGTGTCAACTGCAGCAGATGAAAAGGCATCCATTAGAGCTTGAAGTTGGCATTCTCTTGCTCTTTAATTTAATACCACTCAAGTGCTCCAATACTATGGATAAGCTTCGGGGGAagaaatcataaacatttacatAATTCATAAATGAAACAGCAATGGGTATTCATTTCAGGAGATTCCACAATAAGAACTCATTAAGTAAAAACTTTGACAAGAAACTGAACAGTGGAAAACCATAGCCACATCACCAACAACATTTCATGACATTATTCTTTCAAAGCAAACCAATAATATCCAAATCAACCGATTCTGTTATATCAAAAActctaaaattaaaaatatcagaaacaacaaatataataagATTAAAATTCCTTCATGGAGTGTTCAGCAAAACCTTGTTTTGTGATACATAAGTATGAACTCAAATCTTGATCTTATCCATCTGATCAAAGTTTTGCTAGCTGCTAGGTGGTTCTATCGTAATCATCTTCTCTTAATATGCTCCAAAAGAGTTAATGAATGGTTGCAATTCAGTAACACGGCAAAACAACATTTTTAACATTAGTTTTAAGTCAATAGCAAAAACAGATGACAGATTGAAgcatttttaacaattttactACTCTTGAATGGTTCAACTTATATCCCAGTTGCCATTCTTAAATATCGGTTCTGTAAAGACATGTTCAATAGAGTTCAAATTTAGTTTTGATATCTTACTCCTACAGTTCTTATATGTATGTCAGGACCCATCTATCACAGACCTAATAAACTAACAAATATTAGCAGAATAAACTGTTACAAACACAAGAAAGCATAGTTTCTTCGTCAAACCATCTatataatgagctaaataacagAAATCTACTGACAAATAATTTCCTGCATCAACTAAACGAATCCTTGTAGGTAAATGATAAGTGGTTATAAtactaaaattgcaaaaaataaCCAGCAGGCAGCAACAGATAACAAATATTGAATGTACTGAAAGTTAAAAGACTTGTCTATAAAAGATCACTCACAATTCGTCCATACTCATCCGTCCTCTCAATGAGTATTTCCTTAGCTCCATCATTATCATAGATGCCAACGAGTTTGCTTTTCTTCTTGTCCATGTTTCGACCACCCCATTCAATAGTTTCTTTGAGTGTTCCTCGATCTTTTAAAAGTTTGAGAGCCCCAGCTAGACCCTTCCCAACAGCAGATTCGTGAATTGTTTCATCTGGAACAACCTCTTCTTCCTCCTTAGCAGGCCTTTCATCTTTTGCAGTTTCTTTTACCTCCGCCCAGCCAAGATCTTCATCTTTCATTTCGTGATCAGAGGAATCTGCTACTGCATCTTCCTCCATGAAAACATCTTCCTGGTCAGACTTTTGAGCATCTGAAGAGTAAACAGTATCAGAAATACACTTAATAATAAATCATGCTTGAGAAATCAGTCAAACTAAAAAGAAGAATAAACTCTAGAATCCATGGCTGATTGTTTGAAAGGAgaagaaaaattaatattaaaaccaTAAAAAAGATACCACTAAACATGGAACTCGATTTACCAAAAAGAGAGTTGTGGCAAATGCAAGTATAAACAAATTCCATAGACAAACAATGGGAAAAATACACAAGAATAAACTGAGATTATGCATAACATTTAATCTTATGATGACAGTGTTGATAACCACAAATAATGTCAAAGCAGTATACTGGCCCCAAACCAACTAGCACTGGCTTAAGTATACAAGAAAAGAGaatttagaaaagaaaaaaaaaattgccagGAGAAGAGCTCATAGTCTGTTCTTTTAGTTGAAACATTTTGAAACCAACAAGGTTTAGTGGAACAATGTACATATCCTACCATTTAATCACTGCTCACCCCAGTATCATCCCCTCTCCTCACTTCCCAGAAATATTGAACTGCATTTCTAGTGTGtggaaagaaaaacaaacaatgGAAGAAGAGATGTGATGAATCACAATTGAATACCTTCATCAATCTGCAGACCCCAGACAAATTCTTCCACTTCTGTGAAGACAACCTTATTCTCTTGTTGGTCTCCAGACCCATAATTTGAATTGTCTGCTGAGGAATCATTAGTGGAAGTAGCAAGAAAGTTTACAACGTGTGGAgcagatttttctttttcatcttgTTTTTTCAAGGCTATTTTTCTTGCCCTCTCCAACGATTTTCGAAGCTCGTCATCATCATCACCGAACACAAAAGTATCATCTTCTTCTGTTTGTATGGAATTGATTTGCTCTCGTCGAAGCGCTTTAGAAGCCTCATCTGCTTTAGCATATGCTGATTGGTAAGCATTACTTCTCTTTTCTGTCTCCATCCTCTCTTGTTCCTCCCTAAGATTTTGTCTTCTTCCATCACTTCTTGAACCAAGATCTCCAGCACCTAACCCAGAGGATATCGCCTCTGCTTCAAGGGCATTTATGTCCAGCTTATCCTTCTTCCTCAGGGACTTCTTTTTCTTTGGCTTTTTAAACTTCATCATTTCTTCCTCAGTGTAATAATCTGTCGATATTTTCCCAATTGAATTGAGATTTTCGCTTAGATTGCTAGGAGGAACCCCCTGAATTCTTTTTCGGAGCTGTCATTAAATTATAACCTCAGCCAACATATATTTGGTTCAAATGTAGAAATTTTAAGCTAATTAGTGCAAACATCAACATAACAACTTACCTCTTCCAATTTTCTTTCGGCTTCACCAGTGAAACGTCCTCTTGAATCAAGAGTTACCCCCTGTCACCAGATAAAGAAAGTAAACATGTGCACAATTACAACTGTAAGTAAgaaaagaattaaattaacctCTTCTGTGACAGGATCATCATATTGCGAAAGCATTTTCTTTGGGGCACCAGGTTCGTCGTTGAACCTAATTTAATGATGAGAAAGAGAAAGTTAGGCATCTAGACCTCATATAAAGTAATTAAGATTAACATTTGATTAATCCTACTTGTCATCATAAACACCCGTTTTCTTCTTTGCGGCCCTATAAGCTTCATCCCTTCGTTTCTGTTCACCAATCTCCACATTTTCAAGCATATCAACCTCTGGTATATACAACGTAACGTCACCTTAAGATATCTGAGCCGAAAAATACCCAAATggtaaaaaaggaaaaattaagCACAAGGATAGACAAGAAAGGAGGAACCAATGATTCACCTTGATTGATGTCACTATCCGCAAGTATGTTCTGATCTTTGAGTGTCAAGACAACTGCCCCACCTTCAAGAACTTTATCGAGACCATGAAGAATTTTGACCCCACCTAAATCTTCTGCCAAAAAAATGAAGACAAATGTCCTAGCAAAGCTCATAATTAAACAGCCAAGGAATTAATCACGGAGTTCAGTATCCAAATTTTACAATTCAAGAATCAAAATACACATTTCTTTTTCCAAGTGATAATTTCAAATAACTCATGAAATTTCAGATTAAACAATGAACTTTTCACATTTGTCTCCAGGCACCAAAGTGAATGTATTATAACTCAAATTCAACAAGAAAAGAGTATGCATGAATTACAAGACATACCAGACGTGTGCTGTGTTATTTTCTCATCATCGCTTCCTTCATCATTCATATTGTCCTGTTACAAACGAAGAAATATATGATCAAAGCTTTCCATTCAAAGGAATGTACTTTAATCTCTAAAACAAACCGAATTTTTCTTCCCAAATACCCGTTCTCATAATACTGTTATTGTCATGAGAAAAtagaacataataaaataaaactccAGCACAGCATGAGATgcgaaaatattatttcaacaTAATTacactttatataataatttaacatacataaattatatttcataGTAAAATCTAATATATGTGCATGCCATTTGTTATTACTCCATTATAAAATAAGAAACTCTATAAAAGTTTCAGACAATCTACCTGCTCTTCAAATACTTTAGAAAGCTGCAATGCTCTTTCTTTTTCAGAAGTCGTTTTTTGTTCGATTTTTCGGCTCCTCTTCACCCATGATAAAACCTCAGAAGCACCTTCTGATGGCTTCTTCAATCTTTCTTCTCGCATTCTATCAAACAAACAACCATGTTAGGTTTATTGATTGTTGACTGATGCctcaaatttaaaagaaaacaagaagTTATAATCTATTCATGGTGAACCCTGCAAAATACATGTGATCCTTGCACATTAAC comes from Primulina huaijiensis isolate GDHJ02 chromosome 17, ASM1229523v2, whole genome shotgun sequence and encodes:
- the LOC140963395 gene encoding galacturonokinase-like, coding for MGEMSRPSESELNFIKTKVAEMSGRDAKEVRVVVSPYRICPLGAHIDHQGGTVSAMTINKGILLGFVPSNDSKVVIQSGQFKGEVRFCVDEIQLPKNAIKLNNSGQPNGSGPGEVYSWGNYARGAIFALQKSGNHIKKGIIGFIYGAEGLDSSGLSSSAAVGVAYLLAFESSNNLIVDPAENIEYDRLIENEYLGLKNGILDQSAILLSSYGCLTCMNCKTKEHKLVRAPEMNSQCNIGINKKFKILLAFSGVKQALTTNPGYNRRVAECQEAARTLLQASGNEGLEPHLSNVESDVYEQHKCKLDPILAKRAEHYFSENKRVLNGLDSWASGNLEEFGKLISASGLSSIQNYECGSEPLIQLYEILVKAPGVYGARFSGAGFRGCCVAFVDANHALEAASFVEKKYTTLQPKLASQINEGKVVLICDASDCARVI
- the LOC140963394 gene encoding SART-1 family protein DOT2-like isoform X3 → MLVEDDTPTKERWTGDYDDSEGNESDEKADLGQQRSKDNNKNNGHREEKDYKSRDKERLRMVESSKEREKENKDSASSKSRRKDRDERVKDEVRDRVMDKDVDREKRRERERDKQRRDRGKEKEQERRREKYLEKDGDRGRDTDRGREKIRDKDKDREKERDRAKDKEREKQKDREREKDNGREMFKEADERDKGKEKIREKEKQTAQEKDRARDRGRSDRRQKDGGRERSQGVEEDVVNHVQDHQSTKEVNIPDDDNDSKILQRQQNSDAELVAAVPLESSNLEERILKMREERLKKPSEGASEVLSWVKRSRKIEQKTTSEKERALQLSKVFEEQDNMNDEGSDDEKITQHTSEDLGGVKILHGLDKVLEGGAVVLTLKDQNILADSDINQEVDMLENVEIGEQKRRDEAYRAAKKKTGVYDDKFNDEPGAPKKMLSQYDDPVTEEGVTLDSRGRFTGEAERKLEELRKRIQGVPPSNLSENLNSIGKISTDYYTEEEMMKFKKPKKKKSLRKKDKLDINALEAEAISSGLGAGDLGSRSDGRRQNLREEQERMETEKRSNAYQSAYAKADEASKALRREQINSIQTEEDDTFVFGDDDDELRKSLERARKIALKKQDEKEKSAPHVVNFLATSTNDSSADNSNYGSGDQQENKVVFTEVEEFVWGLQIDEDAQKSDQEDVFMEEDAVADSSDHEMKDEDLGWAEVKETAKDERPAKEEEEVVPDETIHESAVGKGLAGALKLLKDRGTLKETIEWGGRNMDKKKSKLVGIYDNDGAKEILIERTDEYGRILTPKESFRLLSHKFHGKGPGKMKQEKRMRQYQEELKVKQMKNADTPSLSVERMRDAQAKLQTPYLVLSGNVKPGQTIDTGSGFATVEKDLAGGLTPMLGNRKVEHFLNIKRKSEPGDAATQKKPKT
- the LOC140963394 gene encoding SART-1 family protein DOT2-like isoform X2 encodes the protein MYIWLNLGDSSAEMLVEDDTPTKERWTGDYDDSEGNESDEKADLGQQRSKDNNKNNGHREEKDYKSRDKERLRMVESSKEREKENKDSASSKSRRKDRDERVKDEVRDRVMDKDVDREKRRERERDKQRRDRGKEKEQERRREKYLEKDGDRGRDTDRGREKIRDKDKDREKERDRAKDKEREKQKDREREKDNGREMFKEADERDKGKEKIREKEKQTAQEKDRARDRGRSDRRQKDGGRERSQGVEEDVVNHVQDHQSTKEVNIPDDDNDSKILQRQQNSDAELVAAVPLESSNLEERILKMREERLKKPSEGASEVLSWVKRSRKIEQKTTSEKERALQLSKVFEEQDNMNDEGSDDEKITQHTSDLGGVKILHGLDKVLEGGAVVLTLKDQNILADSDINQEVDMLENVEIGEQKRRDEAYRAAKKKTGVYDDKFNDEPGAPKKMLSQYDDPVTEEGVTLDSRGRFTGEAERKLEELRKRIQGVPPSNLSENLNSIGKISTDYYTEEEMMKFKKPKKKKSLRKKDKLDINALEAEAISSGLGAGDLGSRSDGRRQNLREEQERMETEKRSNAYQSAYAKADEASKALRREQINSIQTEEDDTFVFGDDDDELRKSLERARKIALKKQDEKEKSAPHVVNFLATSTNDSSADNSNYGSGDQQENKVVFTEVEEFVWGLQIDEDAQKSDQEDVFMEEDAVADSSDHEMKDEDLGWAEVKETAKDERPAKEEEEVVPDETIHESAVGKGLAGALKLLKDRGTLKETIEWGGRNMDKKKSKLVGIYDNDGAKEILIERTDEYGRILTPKESFRLLSHKFHGKGPGKMKQEKRMRQYQEELKVKQMKNADTPSLSVERMRDAQAKLQTPYLVLSGNVKPGQTIDTGSGFATVEKDLAGGLTPMLGNRKVEHFLNIKRKSEPGDAATQKKPKT
- the LOC140963394 gene encoding SART-1 family protein DOT2-like isoform X1 gives rise to the protein MYIWLNLGDSSAEMLVEDDTPTKERWTGDYDDSEGNESDEKADLGQQRSKDNNKNNGHREEKDYKSRDKERLRMVESSKEREKENKDSASSKSRRKDRDERVKDEVRDRVMDKDVDREKRRERERDKQRRDRGKEKEQERRREKYLEKDGDRGRDTDRGREKIRDKDKDREKERDRAKDKEREKQKDREREKDNGREMFKEADERDKGKEKIREKEKQTAQEKDRARDRGRSDRRQKDGGRERSQGVEEDVVNHVQDHQSTKEVNIPDDDNDSKILQRQQNSDAELVAAVPLESSNLEERILKMREERLKKPSEGASEVLSWVKRSRKIEQKTTSEKERALQLSKVFEEQDNMNDEGSDDEKITQHTSEDLGGVKILHGLDKVLEGGAVVLTLKDQNILADSDINQEVDMLENVEIGEQKRRDEAYRAAKKKTGVYDDKFNDEPGAPKKMLSQYDDPVTEEGVTLDSRGRFTGEAERKLEELRKRIQGVPPSNLSENLNSIGKISTDYYTEEEMMKFKKPKKKKSLRKKDKLDINALEAEAISSGLGAGDLGSRSDGRRQNLREEQERMETEKRSNAYQSAYAKADEASKALRREQINSIQTEEDDTFVFGDDDDELRKSLERARKIALKKQDEKEKSAPHVVNFLATSTNDSSADNSNYGSGDQQENKVVFTEVEEFVWGLQIDEDAQKSDQEDVFMEEDAVADSSDHEMKDEDLGWAEVKETAKDERPAKEEEEVVPDETIHESAVGKGLAGALKLLKDRGTLKETIEWGGRNMDKKKSKLVGIYDNDGAKEILIERTDEYGRILTPKESFRLLSHKFHGKGPGKMKQEKRMRQYQEELKVKQMKNADTPSLSVERMRDAQAKLQTPYLVLSGNVKPGQTIDTGSGFATVEKDLAGGLTPMLGNRKVEHFLNIKRKSEPGDAATQKKPKT